In Acropora muricata isolate sample 2 unplaced genomic scaffold, ASM3666990v1 scaffold_747, whole genome shotgun sequence, a genomic segment contains:
- the LOC136907373 gene encoding uncharacterized protein, with product MSESSVGSQDESSTAESTDPDEMSDELEVFGLVEPYDGEPRASSGDDSDDSEDGEADQDGLSPATLRSRFEQEVLVNEWCQCGECASENLVSALEYRCCREISQASQKLTFDGSIERISCIIKHDDFAPMSNRAVLLQVAPLLKDRNGRGYRRQSGQTENNFLRAVAYRWLVRWICGYLGWETRRPLPACVYKHIRQNYPSVQAAGYQPSLERA from the exons ATGTCCGAATCTTCTGTTGGTTCGCAAGATGAAAGTAGCACAGCAGAGTCAACTGATCCTGATGAAATGTCCGACGAACTCGAAGTTTTTGGTCTAGTTGAGCCTTATGACGGTGAACCGCGGGCTTCAAGCGGCGACGATTCTGATGACAGTGAAGATGGCGAAGCGGACCAAGACGGTCTCTCTCCCGCAACACTGAGATCGCGATTTGAACAAGAAGTTCTGGTAAACGAATG GTGTCAGTGCGGTGAATGTGCCAGTGAGAATTTAGTGAGCGCTCTGGAATACAGATGCTGTCGGGAGATTTCTCAAGCTAGTCAAAAACTTACCTTCGACGGAAGTATCGAGAGAATTTCCTGTATTATCAAACATGATGATTTTGCACCCATGAGTAATCGAGCTGTCTTGCTGCAAGTTGCACCTCTACTCAAAGATCGAAACGGACGTGGCTATCGCCGTCAGTCAGGTCAAACGGAAAACAA TTTCCTGAGAGCTGTTGCATACCGCTGGCTTGTCAGATGGATTTGCGGCTACCTGGGCTGGGAGACACGAAGGCCACTTCCAGCTTGTGTTTATAAACACATTCGTCAAAATTACCCCTCAGTCCAGGCAGCTGGCTATCAGCCATCTTTGGAAAGAGCTTGA
- the LOC136907372 gene encoding uncharacterized protein isoform X2, with amino-acid sequence MAEQNKKKAKKGGSYCVAGAPNDVSCKNNTYTAGVSMHYFPKNEVVRQKWIKFVRRHRKDFKPSNSSVLCSVHFEDSCFEHRPIAVPRENGEFIQLKKGLISGSIPTRDTVMPHSSPLTSRKRRRMMREAVNENIPAKKRRSLKHTAKNSVTSTTPDASAHLQDLPSTPGFNVIPSEVPEEESDFTPSDSGPEEESDTLEDVVPLNIEDEESMAGSQDDDQENRTDEPDWANLEDSAASTEESGDEDPLEADPNNNIRVEADTPPHEGPAFIVFYCKLLQIFSLFCFICKRKNPTVTMKQNGTMVTVEQQCPSCGDQSFRWSSQPLILGKFPAGNILLSFAVLMAGASISKVLLVFKHLGLAAYTARTFFNHQKMFLFPVILQYWETYRASLVTKLKDMTNVAWSGDGRFDSMGHSAKYSAYTMFCPTIMKVVHFELLQANETGGSYQMELEGAKRAFAYLMSVGLKIAVFVSDRHRGVAKWLRECQPNTVHFFDIWHVARSIGKKMLTLSKQKGCERISQWIKGVRNHLHWCASSTKQGFKELIAAKWMSLMRHISNKHDNHQTPLFDKCAHGADIDKRKWIKIGTTAYDKLNSLLTGTRLVNDIKQLSGDAQTSCLEGLHATLNHWHPKMVCFSWLGTYCRHILASLHFNENIHRECQTSKDGTPYMKVTYPKFKLGDEVVREVAVPPTYGYVQEIKELLFAMTKEKDISQLKAVYEKYSANVPESLSSQFPDRPSKPEAVHHHIERTQKETSKLYPSAERQDALQASTVTNTRGNGQRSGRGTGRTRQSRANTT; translated from the exons ATGGCGGAGCAGAATAAGAAGAAAGCGAAGAAAGGCGGGAGTTATTGTGTGGCTGGGGCGCCTAACGATGTGAGCTGTAAGAACAATACTTACACAGCGGGTGTATCGATGCATTATTTCCCAAAAAATGAAGTTGTTCGCCAAAAATGGATAAAGTTCGTCCGGAGACATCGTAAAGATTTTAAGCCTTCAAACTCGTCTGTTCTTTGTTCGGTTCACTTTGAGGACAGCTGCTTTGAACACAGGCCCATCGCTGTACCTCGAGAAAATGGAGAATTTATCCAGTTGAAGAAAGGATTAATATCAGGATCCATTCCTACTAGGGATACGGTGATGCCACATTCCTCCCCTCTCACTTCTCGAAAGCGTCGAAGG ATGATGAGAGAAGCAGTCAATGAAAACATCCCAGCCAAAAAGAGGAGGTCTTTGAAACACACTGCAAAAAATTCCGTAACAAGCACCACCCCTGATGCATCTGCCCACTTACAAGACCTTCCTTCCACCCCAGGTTTTAATGTAATCCCTTCAGAGGTCCCTGAGGAAGAGAGTGATTTCACA CCTTCAGACTCGGGACCAGAAGAAGAAAGTGACACCCTGGAGGATGTAGTTCCACTTAATATAGAGGATGAGGAGTCTATGGCAGGATCACAAGATGATGATCAAGAAAACAGAACTGATGAACCTGACTGGGCCAATCTAGAAGACAGTGCTGCTTCTACAGAGGAAAGTGGTGATGAAGACCCCTTGGAAGCTGAtcccaataataatattag GGTTGAAGCAGACACACCTCCTCATGAAGGTCCAGCATTTATTGTGTTTTACTGCAAGTTGCTGCAGATCTTTTCATTGTTCTGCTTTATCTGCAAGCGAAAAAATCCAACAGTTACCATGAAACAGAATGGGACAATGGTAACAGTGGAACAACAGTGCCCCAGCTGTGGTGATCAGAGTTTTCGATGGAGTTCTCAGCCTCTCATACTGGGGAAGTTTCCAGCTGGTAACATCCTGCTGAGTTTTGCAGTGCTTATGGCTGGCGCTTCAATCAGCAAAGTTTTATTGGTATTTAAACACCTGGGGTTGGCAGCATACACTGCAAGAACCTTTTTTAACCACCAGAAGATGTTCCTCTTTCCAGTTATTTTGCAGTACTGGGAAACCTACCGAGCTTCCCTTGTCACAAAGTTAAAGGACATGACAAATGTTGCGTGGAGCGGGGATGGCCGTTTCGACTCGATGGGCCACAGTGCAAAATACAGTGCATACACTATGTTTTGTCCCACCATAATGAAAGTAGTTCATTTTGAATTACTTCAG GCAAACGAGACTGGTGGAAGTTATCAAATGGAGCTCGAGGGTGCCAAGAGGGCCTTTGCATACCTGATGTCGGTTGGGCTCAAAATTGCAGTTTTTGTCTCTGACCGACATAGAGGTGTAGCTAAATGGCTCCGTGAATGTCAGCCCAACACTGTACACTTCTTCGACATCTGGCATGTTGCTAGGTCGATAGGAAAAAAGATGCTGACGCTGAGTAAACAGAAAGGCTGTGAGAGAATTAGCCAGTGGATTAAAGGTGTCCGAAACCATTTACATTGGTGTGCAAGCTCAACCAAACAGGGCTTTAAAGAACTGATTGCTGCAAAATGGATGTCTTTAATGAGGCACATTTCCAACAAGCACGATAACCATCAGACTCCTTTGTTTGATAAATGTGCCCATGGAGCTGACATTGACAAGCGCAAGTGGATTAAAATAG GTACAACTGCCTATGACAAGCTCAACAGCTTACTCACAGGCACAAGGCTTGTCAATGATATCAAGCAACTCTCTGGCGATGCTCAAACCAGTTGCTTAGAAGGTCTACATGCAACACTTAACCACTGGCACCCAAAAATGGTTTGCTTTTCGTGGCTGGGAACATATTGTAG ACATATACTTGCATCTCTTCACTTCAATGAGAATATACACAGAGAATGCCAGACCTCTAAAGATGGAACTCCATACATGAAAGTGACATATCCCAAGTTTAAGCTTGGAGATGAAGTAGTACGAGAAGTAGCTGTACCTCCAACATATG GATATGTTCAGGAGATAAAAGAACTCCTCTTTGCTATGACCAAGGAAAAAGACATTTCACAGTTGAAGGCTGTATATGAGAAGTACAGTGCAAATGTCCCAGAATCACTCAGCTCACAGTTTCCTGACAGACCCAGTAAGCCAGAGGCTGTCCACCACCATATTGAAAGGACCCAAAAGGAGACAAGCAAATTGTATCCCTCAG ctgaaCGACAGGATGCACTCCAAGCAAGCACTGTTACTAACACTCGGGGAAATGGGCAGCGCTCAGGACGAGGCACTGGGCGCACGAGACAGTCAAGGGCAAACACAACATGA
- the LOC136907372 gene encoding uncharacterized protein isoform X1 has protein sequence MAEQNKKKAKKGGSYCVAGAPNDVSCKNNTYTAGVSMHYFPKNEVVRQKWIKFVRRHRKDFKPSNSSVLCSVHFEDSCFEHRPIAVPRENGEFIQLKKGLISGSIPTRDTVMPHSSPLTSRKRRRMMREAVNENIPAKKRRSLKHTAKNSVTSTTPDASAHLQDLPSTPGFNVIPSEVPEEESDFTVSVTPAASSQSSDVPCPINLNATPLEVPLDSSGYCTLTTPIGVSQPQKVRTAPPKCGKCSEHSKKRKALKRQHNRLKKRFKRLQIQLKELQNPGPSDSGPEEESDTLEDVVPLNIEDEESMAGSQDDDQENRTDEPDWANLEDSAASTEESGDEDPLEADPNNNIRVEADTPPHEGPAFIVFYCKLLQIFSLFCFICKRKNPTVTMKQNGTMVTVEQQCPSCGDQSFRWSSQPLILGKFPAGNILLSFAVLMAGASISKVLLVFKHLGLAAYTARTFFNHQKMFLFPVILQYWETYRASLVTKLKDMTNVAWSGDGRFDSMGHSAKYSAYTMFCPTIMKVVHFELLQANETGGSYQMELEGAKRAFAYLMSVGLKIAVFVSDRHRGVAKWLRECQPNTVHFFDIWHVARSIGKKMLTLSKQKGCERISQWIKGVRNHLHWCASSTKQGFKELIAAKWMSLMRHISNKHDNHQTPLFDKCAHGADIDKRKWIKIGTTAYDKLNSLLTGTRLVNDIKQLSGDAQTSCLEGLHATLNHWHPKMVCFSWLGTYCRHILASLHFNENIHRECQTSKDGTPYMKVTYPKFKLGDEVVREVAVPPTYGYVQEIKELLFAMTKEKDISQLKAVYEKYSANVPESLSSQFPDRPSKPEAVHHHIERTQKETSKLYPSAERQDALQASTVTNTRGNGQRSGRGTGRTRQSRANTT, from the exons ATGGCGGAGCAGAATAAGAAGAAAGCGAAGAAAGGCGGGAGTTATTGTGTGGCTGGGGCGCCTAACGATGTGAGCTGTAAGAACAATACTTACACAGCGGGTGTATCGATGCATTATTTCCCAAAAAATGAAGTTGTTCGCCAAAAATGGATAAAGTTCGTCCGGAGACATCGTAAAGATTTTAAGCCTTCAAACTCGTCTGTTCTTTGTTCGGTTCACTTTGAGGACAGCTGCTTTGAACACAGGCCCATCGCTGTACCTCGAGAAAATGGAGAATTTATCCAGTTGAAGAAAGGATTAATATCAGGATCCATTCCTACTAGGGATACGGTGATGCCACATTCCTCCCCTCTCACTTCTCGAAAGCGTCGAAGG ATGATGAGAGAAGCAGTCAATGAAAACATCCCAGCCAAAAAGAGGAGGTCTTTGAAACACACTGCAAAAAATTCCGTAACAAGCACCACCCCTGATGCATCTGCCCACTTACAAGACCTTCCTTCCACCCCAGGTTTTAATGTAATCCCTTCAGAGGTCCCTGAGGAAGAGAGTGATTTCACAGTGAGTGTCACCCCTGCTGCATCTTCACAGTCATCTGATGTCCCTTGTCCAATTAATCTTAATGCCACCCCATTAGAAGTCCCTTTGGATAGCTCTGGATACTGCACGCTTACCACACCTATTGGGGTCTCTCAGCCTCAAAAAGTGAGAACAGCACCCCCAAAATGTGGCAAATGTAGTGAGCACTCCAAGAAGAGGAAAGCTCTGAAGAGGCAGCATAATCGCCTTAAAAAGCGTTTCAAACGGTTACAAATTCAGTTAAAGGAGCTGCAAAATCCTGGG CCTTCAGACTCGGGACCAGAAGAAGAAAGTGACACCCTGGAGGATGTAGTTCCACTTAATATAGAGGATGAGGAGTCTATGGCAGGATCACAAGATGATGATCAAGAAAACAGAACTGATGAACCTGACTGGGCCAATCTAGAAGACAGTGCTGCTTCTACAGAGGAAAGTGGTGATGAAGACCCCTTGGAAGCTGAtcccaataataatattag GGTTGAAGCAGACACACCTCCTCATGAAGGTCCAGCATTTATTGTGTTTTACTGCAAGTTGCTGCAGATCTTTTCATTGTTCTGCTTTATCTGCAAGCGAAAAAATCCAACAGTTACCATGAAACAGAATGGGACAATGGTAACAGTGGAACAACAGTGCCCCAGCTGTGGTGATCAGAGTTTTCGATGGAGTTCTCAGCCTCTCATACTGGGGAAGTTTCCAGCTGGTAACATCCTGCTGAGTTTTGCAGTGCTTATGGCTGGCGCTTCAATCAGCAAAGTTTTATTGGTATTTAAACACCTGGGGTTGGCAGCATACACTGCAAGAACCTTTTTTAACCACCAGAAGATGTTCCTCTTTCCAGTTATTTTGCAGTACTGGGAAACCTACCGAGCTTCCCTTGTCACAAAGTTAAAGGACATGACAAATGTTGCGTGGAGCGGGGATGGCCGTTTCGACTCGATGGGCCACAGTGCAAAATACAGTGCATACACTATGTTTTGTCCCACCATAATGAAAGTAGTTCATTTTGAATTACTTCAG GCAAACGAGACTGGTGGAAGTTATCAAATGGAGCTCGAGGGTGCCAAGAGGGCCTTTGCATACCTGATGTCGGTTGGGCTCAAAATTGCAGTTTTTGTCTCTGACCGACATAGAGGTGTAGCTAAATGGCTCCGTGAATGTCAGCCCAACACTGTACACTTCTTCGACATCTGGCATGTTGCTAGGTCGATAGGAAAAAAGATGCTGACGCTGAGTAAACAGAAAGGCTGTGAGAGAATTAGCCAGTGGATTAAAGGTGTCCGAAACCATTTACATTGGTGTGCAAGCTCAACCAAACAGGGCTTTAAAGAACTGATTGCTGCAAAATGGATGTCTTTAATGAGGCACATTTCCAACAAGCACGATAACCATCAGACTCCTTTGTTTGATAAATGTGCCCATGGAGCTGACATTGACAAGCGCAAGTGGATTAAAATAG GTACAACTGCCTATGACAAGCTCAACAGCTTACTCACAGGCACAAGGCTTGTCAATGATATCAAGCAACTCTCTGGCGATGCTCAAACCAGTTGCTTAGAAGGTCTACATGCAACACTTAACCACTGGCACCCAAAAATGGTTTGCTTTTCGTGGCTGGGAACATATTGTAG ACATATACTTGCATCTCTTCACTTCAATGAGAATATACACAGAGAATGCCAGACCTCTAAAGATGGAACTCCATACATGAAAGTGACATATCCCAAGTTTAAGCTTGGAGATGAAGTAGTACGAGAAGTAGCTGTACCTCCAACATATG GATATGTTCAGGAGATAAAAGAACTCCTCTTTGCTATGACCAAGGAAAAAGACATTTCACAGTTGAAGGCTGTATATGAGAAGTACAGTGCAAATGTCCCAGAATCACTCAGCTCACAGTTTCCTGACAGACCCAGTAAGCCAGAGGCTGTCCACCACCATATTGAAAGGACCCAAAAGGAGACAAGCAAATTGTATCCCTCAG ctgaaCGACAGGATGCACTCCAAGCAAGCACTGTTACTAACACTCGGGGAAATGGGCAGCGCTCAGGACGAGGCACTGGGCGCACGAGACAGTCAAGGGCAAACACAACATGA